One Edaphobacter bradus DNA window includes the following coding sequences:
- a CDS encoding trans-sulfuration enzyme family protein translates to MHGKKMGFATRAIHDGQEPDELTGAVNVPIYLTSTYQQEAIGKNKGHEYARLTNPTRDALEESLCSLEDGTSAHVFGSGMAAITAMCTMMKSGDHVVCSDNVYGGTQRVFDQVLANYGLTFTYVDSSAAENVAAAITPATKLVHIETPTNPMMAITDIRAVADICHARGIELSVDNTFLSPYLQQPIALGADIVMHSTTKFLNGHSDGLGGVLVCTKPEQAERFRFVQKCTGGILSPFESYLLLRGVKTLAVRMKQHDANGRVVADFLKQHPAVKKVFYPGLKEHPQHELAKRQQRGFGSMISIELGSLENANRFAQRLKLGFLAESLGGVETLICHPATMTHAAVGAEGRARLGITDGLMRISVGIEDAEDIIADLKQALEG, encoded by the coding sequence ATGCACGGAAAAAAGATGGGGTTTGCGACGCGGGCGATTCATGATGGTCAGGAGCCGGATGAGCTGACAGGCGCGGTGAATGTGCCGATCTATTTGACCTCGACGTATCAGCAGGAGGCGATCGGGAAGAACAAGGGCCATGAGTATGCTCGGCTGACTAATCCGACGCGCGATGCTCTGGAGGAGAGCTTGTGCTCGCTCGAGGACGGGACGAGCGCGCACGTGTTTGGCTCGGGCATGGCGGCGATTACGGCGATGTGCACAATGATGAAGTCGGGCGATCATGTGGTTTGCTCAGACAATGTGTACGGTGGGACGCAGCGGGTCTTCGACCAGGTGCTGGCGAATTACGGGTTGACGTTTACTTATGTCGACTCGAGCGCTGCGGAAAATGTGGCGGCGGCGATTACTCCAGCGACAAAGCTGGTGCACATCGAGACGCCGACGAATCCGATGATGGCGATCACGGACATTCGCGCGGTGGCAGATATCTGCCATGCGCGGGGCATCGAGTTGAGCGTCGATAACACTTTCTTATCGCCCTATTTGCAGCAGCCTATCGCGTTGGGCGCCGATATCGTGATGCACTCGACGACGAAGTTCCTGAACGGCCACTCGGACGGGCTGGGCGGCGTGCTGGTTTGCACGAAGCCGGAGCAGGCGGAACGGTTCCGGTTTGTGCAGAAGTGCACGGGCGGGATTTTGTCGCCGTTTGAGAGCTATCTGCTGCTGCGTGGGGTGAAGACGCTCGCGGTGCGGATGAAGCAGCATGATGCCAACGGGCGTGTGGTTGCCGATTTCCTGAAGCAGCATCCGGCGGTGAAGAAGGTGTTCTATCCGGGGCTCAAGGAGCATCCGCAGCATGAGTTGGCGAAGCGGCAGCAGCGCGGATTCGGGTCGATGATCTCGATCGAACTGGGGTCGCTGGAGAATGCGAACCGGTTTGCGCAGCGGCTGAAGCTCGGGTTTCTGGCGGAGTCGCTGGGCGGGGTGGAGACGCTGATCTGCCATCCGGCGACGATGACCCATGCGGCGGTTGGGGCGGAGGGTAGGGCTCGGCTTGGGATTACGGATGGGCTGATGCGGATCTCGGTCGGAATTGAGGATGCGGAGGACATCATCGCCGATCTGAAGCAGGCTTTGGAGGGGTAG